One Helianthus annuus cultivar XRQ/B chromosome 12, HanXRQr2.0-SUNRISE, whole genome shotgun sequence genomic region harbors:
- the LOC110896233 gene encoding uncharacterized protein LOC110896233 codes for MLLRTSYSHTKNFLKKTIQSLKSYISGGYQRLPKTPPCNPYSCTRNGGCVGINATHFNANLTIKRTGSMKLKVPNLTLKSQENKKLYHGKDESSKCLVTRKLKELEMMDETDVDLVVDIEEVLRYYSRLTCPIYRDIIDKFFVDVYSGTFYLSRVENLVSTKRLIKI; via the coding sequence ATGCTTCTAAGAACCTCATATTCTCACACCAAAAACTTCTTAAAAAAGACCATACAAAGCTTAAAATCCTACATTTCAGGAGGCTACCAAAGACTACCAAAAACCCCACCATGCAACCCTTATTCATGCACCCGCAACGGTGGTTGCGTCGGAATAAATGCAACCCACTTCAACGCGAACCTAACCATCAAAAGAACCGGTAGCATGAAGCTTAAAGTACCAAACTTGACCCTCAAGagtcaagaaaacaagaagttgTATCATGGGAAAGATGAGTCATCAAAGTGTTTGGTCACAAGAAAACTTAAGGAGTTGGAGATGATGGATGAAACTGATGTTGATCTTGTTGTTGATATCGAAGAGGTTCTTCGCTACTATTCTCGATTAACATGTCCGATTTATCGCGACATTATCGACAAGTTTTTTGTGGATGTGTACTCCGGGACATTTTATCTTTCTCGTGTTGAGAATTTAGTGTCAACAAAACGATTGATTAAAATTTAA
- the LOC110893801 gene encoding uncharacterized protein LOC110893801, translating into MENGNITCDDVISKLKDDGDFDKLRIKIIRKIKENEELRNSIVSIVKESVALNRPGVENTKVRQLSDAIHHEVGGKLNEQISVALWELIRSPDGMKTEITETVKSVYDKLMRPKRTANDGSAARELKRTRVEQQNVNVIHVDDLSVEGQQKEVVDGKQKVLENDNAQDDKHVQGDGSDEDLDAPPGFG; encoded by the exons ATGGAAAACGGAAACATTACCTGCGACGATGTAATCTCGAAGCTAAAGGACGATGGCGATTTCGACAAGCTCCGGATCAAAATCATCCGCAAAATCAAAGAAAAC GAAGAGTTACGTAACAGCATCGTGTCGATTGTTAAGGAGTCGGTTGCGCTTAACCGTCCCGGAGTTGAGAACACGAAGGTTCGACAGCTGTCCGATGCGATTCATCACGAAGTCGG AGGGAAGTTAAACGAACAGATATCGGTTGCGCTGTGGGAGTTAATACGGTCGCCTGATGGAATGAAAACGGAGATAACAGAAACGGTTAAATCGGTTTATGATAAACTGATGAGGCCAAAACGGACGGCGAATGATGGGTCTGCAGCGCGTGAACTAAAACGAACACGTGTTGAACAACAGAATGTAAATGTAATACATGTCGATGATTTGTCGGTGGAAGGACAACAGAAAGAAGTGGTTGACGGAAAACAGAAAGTGTTGGAGAATGATAACGCGCAGGATGATAAACATGTGcaaggtgatggtagtgatgaagattTGGATGCGCCACCTGGATTTGGTTAA